The Raphanus sativus cultivar WK10039 unplaced genomic scaffold, ASM80110v3 Scaffold1350, whole genome shotgun sequence genome includes the window tttttcatcgtaaaatattccgcgcttcaaaagcgcgggtcaaaatctagtagatATTTAAAACTTTACAAGAGTTGTTCACACATGAACGAGTTTACAAAGTTACAACAACACACATCCTCTAATACATGGATGCATGTCTAAACTCTCTTTTCAACACACAAGGAAAACAAATACCAAACCAAGATTGTAAAACGACCTGATCTGGTCAAGAGCAAGAAGCTCGATTACGGTACTATTTTATTCAAGTGGATAGGATGTTAAGAAGAGACACTCTAGCTTGTATCATCACCTTGAACAGTCCTTCCAGTCCCTCTTCCAGCTCTTCCATGGCTGCCTCCACATCTTTCGATCTAACCACTGCACACTGAATCATCTCACTTACTTCCTCACtaatctctttctcctcttcttgaTCTTCCCTTGTCGTCATCACAACGAGCTTCACAAGCTCAGCTTCCATAGCTTCAAGCTCGAGGCAAGAAAAGTCTTTCTCATGATGATGATCTGTTCCTTTCTTCACAAGCTTCATAACAATCCCCCAACCTTTGTGTTGATTATGATTCTTTAATCCTTTTGGCGAGGTCAAGAACGACAATACCGTGCGTAAGACCAAACAAGTGATTGCACTTGTTTCTTGCATCACTTTAGCCAAAGCACTCATGTCTTGATCATCACCACCACACCAAACACTACTCTCTAAACACGCGTCTGTCTCTTTCGACATCACCATTGTTGGGCTTTTccaagcccatgtccaactctctattgtccgattagtacgatattgtccactttgggcccgaaggcaaagcccgcatggatttgtttctgggactccttcccaaaaggcctcgtactaatcagagttggacatccctttatatactagacattatttgtctaaacttccaatgtgggactttgtttgcattcacaacaaACCTCCTCTCAAACCAAGTACCACATGAACCTTTGGTTCCAACTTCCAGCGAAATCTGGCACACTTCTTGTACCGCCGTAATCACCAACGGGACTCTTCACCTAACCCTTGTTACACCATTAGGATTTATCCACCTAACCCTTACTGCACCATTAGGATTCTCCTCCACAACCGAAGCTCCCGGGATCTTTGACTGGCCTCTGCTACGCACCCCGCCCTTCCCATCGAAGTGGAGGCTCTTCGAACTTGAAGGGTAGTTGGTCTTCTTGCAGATGTTCGTCAtcccggctctgataccaattgttgggattgtgaaaagcctatgtccaactctatttatccgattagtacgatattgtccactttgggccttaatggcaagcccgcatggatttacttttggttccATCccaaaggcctcgtactaatcagagttggacatccctttatatactagacattatttgtctaaacttccaatgtgggactttgtttgcattcacaacaaCCATATACTTCTTGATCTCCTTCTTGATCTCTTTACGCGACGCCAGGTAAGCATCAACCTCCCCCTCGAGGCTAAAATCACCTCCCTTCTTGCTCCTTCTTAAAGCTGACTGAAGCTCAACAACACTCTTTTTGATCCTCGACGCACCGTCTTTAGCTCCTCCACAAACCTCTAAGTACTTCGACGACACTTCAAGAAGCTCATTTATCAAGCCACTATTAAGAAGAGCTTGTTGCGTTTCAGAGGAAGACTTGAAGAGATCTTCACTTAAACATCTATAAATCTCTGTGAGACCAGAGAGACCGTCACGGACCATCGTCCTCGACTCCAACGAAGATGACCCCAAAGCTCTAACCCTGGAGACCACTTCTTGAATCCTCCTGACACTTGGATGCAGCCGAACCGGTAAGCTAACACATCTAGCTTTGTATGCTTTGTGAAGTCTCGGAGACAATAAAGACACATACATATCAAGTAATGATGATCAAAATAGGGTTTTCGAGTTATGCTTGTTTGGTCCTTTAGTAGGGTTTATATAAATACACATCTTCAGTGACATAAATGTCAATGAGGTAGGGCCTATCTAATTATACGAAGAAGTGAAGACCATGTGAAGTGAGTATGGGTACTTCACTAAGGAGGACCAGAACACGTAAGACTCATTAAATGCTATTTGTTTGAATTTTAGTTGAATCCTTGTCGAAGTTCGATGTTTCGGTTTCGTTTACTAAAACCGAAACTTTTTTACTCCTCTTTTCATGTACCCAAGCCACCGTCCATTTACGATTCTTTAATATTAATgtcattatttaattaatttttatcatcgttggatttttttttatcttttgaaggttacaaaatataatgttatttatttattttgtatgtgTGGGGTACCTCATTCTCGATTGAATTTCTATTTGAAAGAAAGATCTTTGAAAGATTTTGTtacattatttatatgatatgtAATGTGGATATGCTATTGCATGGATGCTTTGGTCCCCACGCAATGGACGATCCTTCCTCCCTTAGATAACACCGTCACACTTCACCACCAATTATGTTACCATGATTTTAGGTGTGTCCACATCATTAGGTTTTCCATTGATCAGGTTTAGAGTCTTTAGGCCTTTTGGTTTGTATTTGAGAATCTGTAGTTTCTCTTAAgaattaactagattttgatccgcgcttaaaAAGCGCGGGTTATTTTTTGGATTGTATACAAAATTTGTGAATTAGTATTGAAAGTGTTGTACATTATTATGTTACAAAGCcattttatatatcaaaaggagaatttatttacaattatgattttgtatgtaTACTTTTATGTACACGAACATTTTACCAACACCTCTAAAACTAA containing:
- the LOC108820534 gene encoding uncharacterized protein LOC108820534 — its product is MYVSLLSPRLHKAYKARCVSLPVRLHPSVRRIQEVVSRVRALGSSSLESRTMVRDGLSGLTEIYRCLSEDLFKSSSETQQALLNSGLINELLEVSSKYLEVCGGAKDGASRIKKSVVELQSALRRSKKGGDFSLEGEVDAYLASRKEIKKEIKKYMVMSKETDACLESSVWCGGDDQDMSALAKVMQETSAITCLVLRTVLSFLTSPKGLKNHNQHKGWGIVMKLVKKGTDHHHEKDFSCLELEAMEAELVKLVVMTTREDQEEEKEISEEVSEMIQCAVVRSKDVEAAMEELEEGLEGLFKVMIQARVSLLNILST